From Staphylococcus delphini, one genomic window encodes:
- a CDS encoding SHOCT-like domain-containing protein: protein MEEAKVKVLELLKDGKISVEEATTLLDAMTTEDKVAHATTKDKSDRSEKTTRDFEETVEGFVNTTLDSVASLLKHGQKFITVNRDKVKEMSESERQAALKKVEETLNEVREKMKKD from the coding sequence ATGGAAGAAGCTAAAGTCAAAGTACTGGAATTACTGAAAGATGGCAAGATTTCTGTAGAAGAAGCAACGACATTATTGGACGCGATGACAACGGAAGACAAAGTAGCACATGCCACAACGAAAGATAAAAGTGATCGTTCTGAAAAGACGACGCGTGATTTTGAAGAGACGGTAGAAGGTTTTGTGAATACGACATTGGATAGTGTCGCGAGTTTGTTAAAGCATGGTCAAAAGTTTATTACTGTGAATCGTGATAAAGTGAAAGAGATGAGTGAAAGTGAACGTCAGGCAGCTTTGAAAAAAGTGGAAGAGACGTTGAATGAAGTAAGAGAGAAAATGAAGAAAGATTAA
- the hprK gene encoding HPr(Ser) kinase/phosphatase, producing the protein MLTTQDLVKRFNMNVVAGEAGLNRPIHNTDISRPGLEMAGYFSHYASNRIQLLGTTELSFYNLLPDAERQGRMRKLCRPETPAIIITRGHDAPDELLEAAQELDTPLIYVEEATTRVMGRLTTYLEHELANSTSLHGVLVDVYGVGVLITGDSGIGKSETALELVKRGHRLVADDNVEIKEITKDQLIGKAPKIIEHLLEIRGLGIINVMTLFGAGSILTQKRIRLNINLETWHQDKLYDRVGLNQETLKILDTEITKKTIPVRPGRNVAVIIEVAAMNYRLNIMGINTAEEFNERLNAEILKNSQQNKGDIE; encoded by the coding sequence ATGCTAACGACACAAGATTTAGTTAAGCGATTTAATATGAATGTGGTCGCTGGTGAAGCGGGATTAAACCGTCCAATACATAATACAGACATTTCAAGGCCTGGTTTGGAAATGGCAGGGTATTTTTCTCACTACGCTTCCAATCGTATTCAACTTTTGGGTACAACGGAACTGTCTTTCTACAATTTATTACCAGATGCTGAACGTCAAGGGCGCATGCGTAAACTTTGTCGTCCTGAAACGCCAGCCATTATTATTACGCGTGGGCATGATGCGCCGGATGAGTTGTTGGAGGCGGCACAGGAGTTAGATACACCGTTGATTTATGTCGAAGAAGCAACGACACGTGTCATGGGCCGTTTGACAACGTATCTCGAACATGAACTTGCCAATTCGACATCGTTACATGGTGTGCTCGTCGATGTGTATGGTGTCGGTGTATTAATTACAGGGGATTCCGGTATCGGTAAAAGTGAAACAGCTTTGGAACTTGTGAAACGTGGTCATCGTCTTGTTGCGGATGATAACGTAGAAATTAAAGAGATTACGAAAGATCAACTCATTGGTAAGGCACCTAAAATCATTGAACATTTGTTAGAAATTAGAGGATTGGGCATTATTAATGTAATGACTTTATTTGGTGCGGGTTCGATTTTAACGCAAAAACGCATTCGCTTAAACATTAATCTGGAAACGTGGCATCAAGATAAATTGTATGATCGTGTCGGTTTAAATCAGGAAACACTTAAGATTTTAGATACCGAAATTACGAAAAAAACGATTCCTGTTCGTCCAGGGCGAAATGTAGCGGTTATCATTGAAGTAGCGGCCATGAACTACCGCTTGAATATTATGGGCATTAATACAGCAGAAGAGTTTAACGAACGTTTAAATGCTGAAATCTTAAAAAATAGTCAACAAAATAAAGGAGACATAGAATGA